The Belonocnema kinseyi isolate 2016_QV_RU_SX_M_011 chromosome 1, B_treatae_v1, whole genome shotgun sequence genomic interval GAGAGTTGCTTTCAAACAGCCTTGGACTGAAttcgggggagggggggggtcgaaacgtaaacagtcaggaccGCCTGAGAGTTTGATGCAATTGACAAATAATAATCTCATTTTgaagtttcgaatttaaaaaattttaataactctacaaataaatttgaaaaatacgctTATAATAGCATATATTCTTGCTAAATGTTTAGCAACGATTGATTAAACAGAATTTCTTGTTTAATTCGGTCTTGAATTGTTTATATGACGCCAAAGAACTGTAGTCTAAACCTCATTTTCCAATAACATTCACATGACTTCAATAGgattgtttccaaagtcagacataatttttccagtaaatggatcttatagtatataaaattctaattataaaaacgcccataaaatattttttacatattgtttactatttttaattaaatgttgaaatatgaatttttttatcacgatatcgattggagggcccctttgacgtcaaagagGTCGGATTTTGCACCAATCACAGCGCACGtatcagtgattctcaaatatcttctTCTGTGTCGACGTTTTGTTTTGATTATGTGTAcgtcgaaaatagaagtcgcaaaatattgtttaaaaaatgtcaaaggaggatttcgtaaaaaccaatacaggaaatctacaaaaaatagatatatttatattACAACAGGAGCAAATCAAAATATtcagaattgacagcagaccgtggcctTACCTCCTCATCATGAGTTTCGTATCGCCACGTTGATAGATAATTATAAGAACATCTGActcacgtgacaccaatttgaataagtgtttcaccgctttaaatttttaataatttttttctgttgaacgactcaaaagaaaaaaaattataacgcaccttcgattcagattaatattatgtattacaaaattatttcatctcaaatcgcgaaacaaccctattccgcctctattgaaaataaaacaataaaatatatcaacaaaTTTACACGGTTGTTTGTTCCAATAGTTTTTTTGGGAGGTAATcgcttcaaatttgaaagcaaagcAAATATTTGTTAGGCACGAACCTGTTTATCTCGTAAGAATATCGTGTAAGTTGTGGCAACATATTTATCTTCTTCTGGTAAGTACTTTATACTCGTGATGTACTTTTTTGTTATCATGTGGAGAAGCAGAGGTGTGGCGATTGTAAAAAGTCCAAAAAATACTGAGATGCCTACAAGTGTTCCTAAACTGTTGGTTTgtgccattttttcataaattattggctGTGCCATTACACCCATACAAGATGTACAGAGAGAAAATAACTTTATATTGCGGATCTGCCGGGTCAAAATTCCGGTGTAGACTTCCGTGGCAGGAGAAATTGTTtcatcctgtttggttgaaaagtatctCTCCCTGAAATATGTAGTAATCTggagaaagaaaatatttctttattttcttcagaaaattccgGCACCGTGTTAAGTGTAATTCTACAAGTTGTTAAATAAAAGTGAGAAAATatgttactttatttttaacaagttCAATGATGAATCGAAAGTTTTTTCATCAATATAGACTGTATAGAATGATACCTTAAATAATGAACGacacaaatttaattaaacgttGAATGCAGTGGTGTAGACTGTAGGCGATGCCTGACTGGTATTGGCGCCACCAGGGTACATTTTTGGAAGGCCTGGCGGCGCCAAGCCGCTTTCTTGTCCCCACATAAAATTTTTCCAGTTATGGGCCATCCATGAACTACGTAaccaattttgggcttttttgacCACCCCCTCTCCGAAAGTAACGTACCAGTTGGCTAAACACGGATCTTacgtttataaattcatttatataaaattaatgtagaaccatattgaattcaatacgaaaCACTTTCAATCCCTACGATTtttggcgaattaaaaaaaaggaataatgataatttccaaacaaaaagttgtattaacaaccaaatatatgaacttttcaGTCAAATAGACGAGTTATTCCAAAAAGTAGCTAAACATTTaaccaaatggtaaaattttgaagccaaagagACGACAtttttcgaagacagttgaatttgtaacaaaaaagttatttttcaaccaagaaagattaattttcgatcaaaaaggatgaattcttaacaacatagttgaattttcgaccaaaaatgatggctttaacaaaatagttgaatatataaTAAAGAAGTTTAATCTTCAGCATACAAagaagcattttcaaacaaattaccgaaatttcaaacaaaaaagattcaaattcaatcaaatatttgaattttcaagacaaaaagagaacttttttagaatatagttgaatttccataaagacagtttaatttcaatcaagaaagatgaattttcaataaaagagtcaagttttcaagctaaaaaatatgttttgtaaaacagtggatttttaaatcgaaaaaggtgaatttttaacaaaaaagatcgttttcaatgaacaaagatacatttttaacaaaatacttaaatgctcaactaaaaaattgacctttccataaacaagaataattttgcacgcaaaaagacgacttttcaaggAAATATATGATTTTGCTATCAACAACTTTCCAACGAAAAACatgacatttctaccaaatacagttgaatttttaatttatacaatatacaggatGAAGTTTTGACAAAGagtggaataaataaattttcaggtaaaaaaaattaatttttcagcaaagtcgttgaatttttaaacgaaaaaattaatttcccaccaagaagattaattttcaacaaaaaagacgaattttaaacaaaatccatgaattttgatttaattatttaatttaaaaaccaacaacatcaattatctacaaaataattgaattttcaactcaaaaatattttgttcttaccagaaattttaattctcaaccaagcacttttattttataccaaattcagtcattttcaagccaaaaagatacattttctggAAAACAGTAGAACTTTCAACATAAAGGTCCATTTAAAAGCAAACAGCTGAATTTCTAactgtaattatgaatccttcaaaagaagtttaattggcaacaaagtatttcaacttcaagtcaaataatatgaattcttaacgaagcatttgatattttcaaccaaacaattgtactttgaaacaaaaagaatcaatttataaccaagaatattaaatttctattaagacgaattttcaacaaagtacattcattttcaa includes:
- the LOC117176001 gene encoding transmembrane protein 70 homolog, mitochondrial, which encodes MALLLKTWFNNQGRRCFMEVSHSKCTCVLNTKYLSNRIKITTYFRERYFSTKQDETISPATEVYTGILTRQIRNIKLFSLCTSCMGVMAQPIIYEKMAQTNSLGTLVGISVFFGLFTIATPLLLHMITKKYITSIKYLPEEDKYVATTYTIFLRDKQIEFQPKDVFVPEVPGMFTSCLIKKAPLFFTPDSFNDLSHYKRIMGYDKPIDFKLGIPEDVVPQKVNETSK